A stretch of the Halorussus salinus genome encodes the following:
- a CDS encoding class I SAM-dependent methyltransferase, whose amino-acid sequence MDYREALLLWAARETGVLRTITTSCETPAEVAAETGVTERAARIVVEAMAELGYLEAVGVADDREADDGSDPTDDRLHTRYEITNRALGFVAKADVRSIGSVPHLLDCVDRWIRLPETMESGEPPASETASDEWTANFVGAMANVDDAAVRASVTAAVHRNPDAERVLDAGGGPGVFAKEFVRRGFDVTLVDRPEVVEIDRRFLEHEPIELVEGDITEELPGGDDDGFDLVFCSRVAHGLSPDENRRFLANAFDALSPGGAVVLTDRVRGRSDDAALFGAHMLAQTEEGDTYTEAQFSSWLREAGFEAVEVRDVPGFDRQVVAGLRPRD is encoded by the coding sequence CGAGACGCCCGCCGAGGTCGCGGCCGAGACCGGCGTCACCGAGCGCGCCGCCCGCATCGTCGTCGAGGCAATGGCCGAGTTGGGCTATCTGGAGGCCGTCGGCGTCGCCGATGACCGGGAAGCCGACGACGGCTCGGACCCGACCGACGACCGCCTCCACACGCGATACGAAATCACGAATCGTGCGCTCGGCTTCGTCGCCAAGGCCGACGTGCGCTCTATCGGCTCGGTTCCCCACCTCCTCGACTGCGTGGACCGCTGGATTCGGCTCCCCGAGACGATGGAGTCCGGCGAGCCACCCGCCTCGGAGACGGCCTCCGACGAGTGGACCGCGAACTTCGTCGGCGCGATGGCGAACGTGGACGACGCCGCAGTCCGGGCGAGCGTCACCGCCGCGGTCCACCGCAACCCCGACGCCGAGCGCGTGCTGGACGCCGGAGGAGGGCCGGGCGTGTTCGCCAAGGAGTTCGTCCGCCGGGGGTTCGACGTGACGCTGGTGGACAGGCCCGAGGTCGTGGAAATCGACCGGCGGTTTCTCGAACACGAACCCATCGAGTTGGTCGAAGGCGACATTACCGAGGAGCTTCCGGGTGGCGACGACGACGGGTTCGACCTCGTGTTCTGCTCGCGGGTCGCCCACGGTCTCTCGCCCGACGAGAACCGGCGGTTTCTGGCCAACGCGTTCGACGCGCTCTCGCCCGGCGGCGCGGTCGTGCTGACCGACCGCGTTCGCGGGCGGTCCGACGACGCGGCTCTCTTCGGCGCGCACATGCTCGCCCAGACCGAGGAGGGCGACACCTACACCGAAGCCCAGTTCTCGTCGTGGCTCCGCGAGGCCGGATTCGAGGCGGTAGAAGTCCGGGACGTGCCGGGGTTCGACCGGCAGGTCGTCGCCGGACTGCGGCCGCGCGATTGA
- a CDS encoding protein-L-isoaspartate O-methyltransferase family protein — translation MELAVLRDDMVDSLEHDSKGVVSSERLSAAMRAVPRHEFVEDDRLAYADRSFEHRGTRVLAPSTAARLLEALDADEGDSVLVVGAGVGYTAAVLAEIVGERNVHAVDITRNVVWEARSNLASAGYEGVFVDCRNGGDGLPEYAPFDRILVEAAAAEPPRPLVEQLAPDGRLVLPVGIGQQSLTIVRSAERSSADSRAVEPRDDEDPADPETQPLGTVAFQPLLVEGEQAGSIERNRTVREDRERAERSRERRTGWEQDWIDWDGDGGRPE, via the coding sequence ATGGAACTCGCGGTACTGCGCGACGACATGGTTGACAGCCTCGAACACGACTCGAAGGGAGTCGTCTCCAGCGAGCGCCTCAGCGCCGCCATGCGCGCGGTCCCGCGCCACGAGTTCGTCGAGGACGACCGACTCGCCTACGCCGACCGGTCGTTCGAGCATCGGGGGACCCGCGTCCTCGCGCCGAGTACCGCGGCCCGCCTGTTGGAGGCGCTCGACGCCGACGAGGGCGATTCGGTTCTCGTCGTCGGCGCTGGCGTGGGCTACACCGCGGCGGTCCTCGCGGAAATCGTCGGCGAGCGCAACGTCCACGCCGTGGACATCACCCGCAACGTGGTGTGGGAGGCCCGGAGCAACCTCGCGTCGGCGGGCTACGAGGGCGTCTTCGTGGACTGCCGGAACGGCGGCGACGGCCTGCCGGAGTACGCGCCCTTCGACCGCATCCTCGTGGAGGCCGCCGCGGCCGAACCGCCCCGCCCGCTGGTCGAACAGCTCGCACCCGACGGCCGACTCGTCCTCCCGGTCGGCATCGGCCAGCAGTCGCTGACGATAGTTCGTAGCGCGGAACGGAGTTCCGCGGACAGTCGAGCGGTGGAACCGCGGGACGACGAGGACCCCGCCGACCCCGAGACCCAACCGCTCGGCACCGTGGCCTTCCAACCGCTCCTCGTGGAAGGCGAGCAGGCCGGGTCCATCGAGCGCAACCGGACCGTCCGCGAGGACCGCGAGCGCGCCGAGCGGTCGCGCGAACGCCGGACCGGGTGGGAACAGGACTGGATAGACTGGGACGGCGACGGGGGTCGCCCGGAGTGA
- a CDS encoding DUF7382 domain-containing protein, with amino-acid sequence MPTLLGYYGYFEETASDRLDRFADDDRAIEGLPVRLVIALVVGVASLGVMMNMLSGLGGLTVTELDAAPAPDVIGPGEEKLTVTVVDPEGNPVSDATVVVSGGTATLDSVATATTGANGNATVSVNPELAPNQREGTLTVRIKPPAGSDYADERENTAILVLADG; translated from the coding sequence ATGCCGACGCTACTGGGCTACTACGGCTACTTCGAGGAGACCGCCTCCGACCGTCTCGACCGCTTTGCCGACGACGACCGGGCCATCGAGGGCCTGCCGGTCCGCCTCGTCATCGCCTTGGTGGTCGGGGTCGCCAGCCTCGGCGTGATGATGAACATGCTCTCGGGTCTCGGCGGCCTGACCGTCACGGAACTCGACGCCGCGCCCGCGCCGGACGTAATTGGCCCCGGCGAGGAGAAACTCACCGTGACCGTCGTGGACCCCGAAGGCAACCCGGTCAGCGACGCGACGGTCGTCGTGTCGGGCGGCACGGCGACGCTCGACAGCGTCGCGACCGCGACCACCGGAGCGAACGGGAACGCGACCGTCTCGGTGAACCCCGAACTTGCGCCGAACCAGCGGGAGGGGACGCTCACCGTGCGAATCAAACCGCCCGCCGGGAGCGACTACGCCGACGAGCGCGAGAACACCGCGATACTGGTGCTGGCCGACGGCTGA
- a CDS encoding ATP-binding protein produces the protein MTHVLGRSDSGVTGIADSDADESSDSSASGRLGAYRARDGSRGATVRIDLDGPHAGLVVGKRGYGKSYTLGVLAEELARAPGVVPVVADPMGIFGSLADLGTEVVADPRVAADALAPRAWCDLLGLDAASSAGALVWQAAAARSSLAGMRAFVADADTKADRPTRRAADNHLALAESWGVFAPEGVTAGDLLDPPEGTVLDLSGLDGAPANAVLRAVASGLYDYCVGERPARLPWLLVDEAHAFFDGLADAGLRTVLTRGRQPGLSFVGATQRPSALPAVAVSQADLLLAHRLTSRADLDALTAARPNYLDSFEERLPEAPGEVLLVDDATESVHAVRIRERETTHGGGSPSASRRTE, from the coding sequence GTGACTCACGTCCTCGGTCGCAGCGATTCCGGCGTCACCGGAATCGCGGACTCCGACGCCGACGAATCATCCGACTCCTCCGCCTCCGGCCGTCTCGGGGCCTACCGCGCCCGCGACGGGAGTCGCGGCGCGACGGTCCGAATCGACCTCGACGGCCCCCACGCCGGACTCGTCGTCGGCAAGCGCGGCTACGGCAAGTCCTACACGCTCGGCGTTCTCGCCGAAGAACTCGCCCGCGCGCCCGGCGTCGTCCCGGTCGTCGCGGACCCAATGGGCATCTTCGGGTCGCTGGCGGACCTCGGCACCGAAGTCGTCGCCGACCCTCGCGTCGCGGCCGACGCGCTCGCGCCGCGAGCGTGGTGCGACTTGCTCGGTCTCGACGCGGCCTCGTCGGCGGGCGCGCTGGTCTGGCAGGCCGCGGCGGCCCGGTCGTCGCTCGCCGGGATGCGCGCGTTCGTCGCCGACGCCGACACGAAGGCCGACCGCCCGACCCGCCGGGCCGCGGACAACCACCTCGCGCTCGCCGAGTCGTGGGGCGTCTTCGCGCCCGAGGGCGTGACCGCGGGCGACCTCCTCGACCCGCCGGAGGGCACCGTGCTGGACCTCTCGGGTCTCGACGGCGCGCCCGCGAACGCGGTTCTGCGCGCGGTCGCGAGCGGTCTCTACGACTACTGCGTCGGCGAGCGCCCGGCCCGCCTGCCGTGGTTGCTGGTGGACGAGGCCCACGCCTTCTTCGACGGACTGGCGGACGCCGGGCTCCGGACCGTCCTGACGAGGGGTCGCCAGCCCGGTCTCAGCTTCGTCGGCGCGACACAGCGACCGAGCGCGCTCCCGGCGGTCGCGGTCTCGCAGGCCGACCTCCTGTTGGCCCACCGGCTTACTTCGCGCGCCGACCTCGACGCGCTGACCGCGGCGCGTCCGAACTACCTCGACTCCTTCGAGGAGCGCCTGCCCGAAGCCCCCGGCGAGGTCCTGCTGGTGGACGACGCGACCGAGAGCGTCCACGCCGTCCGAATCCGGGAGCGCGAGACGACCCACGGCGGCGGGAGTCCGAGCGCGAGTCGCCGGACGGAGTGA
- the crcB gene encoding fluoride efflux transporter CrcB: protein MSEAEATPLERLKPLVLVAVGGFTGAIARYAVAAALPGGFPWGTLAVNVAGSFALGVLLFEATLTGRLSSETRLVLGTGFLSSFTTYSTFAVQTAALSPRWAVANVAANYTLGFLAVVAGRSAVRSLAAPEVAG, encoded by the coding sequence ATGTCGGAGGCCGAGGCAACCCCGCTCGAACGACTGAAACCGCTCGTGCTGGTCGCGGTCGGCGGCTTCACGGGCGCAATCGCACGTTACGCGGTCGCGGCGGCGCTCCCCGGCGGCTTCCCGTGGGGCACGCTCGCGGTCAACGTCGCGGGGAGTTTCGCGTTGGGCGTCCTCCTGTTCGAGGCGACGCTGACGGGGCGTCTCAGCTCCGAGACGCGGCTCGTCCTCGGCACCGGATTCCTCTCGTCGTTCACGACCTACAGCACCTTCGCGGTCCAGACCGCGGCGCTGTCGCCGCGGTGGGCGGTCGCCAACGTCGCCGCGAACTACACGCTGGGCTTTCTCGCGGTGGTCGCCGGTCGGAGCGCGGTCCGGTCGCTCGCCGCGCCGGAGGTGGCTGGATGA
- a CDS encoding fluoride efflux transporter FluC, translating into MNAVLLVGVGGLLGALSRFAVGSVVADGRRATLAVNLLGSLALGALTARLAADATLVALLGTGFCGAFTTFSSFAVETVESYESGARRAALGNAAANLVGALVAVGLGGWLATAL; encoded by the coding sequence ATGAACGCCGTCCTGCTGGTCGGGGTGGGCGGCCTCCTCGGCGCACTCTCGCGGTTCGCGGTCGGGTCCGTTGTCGCCGACGGTCGGCGGGCCACGCTCGCGGTGAACCTGCTGGGAAGTCTCGCCCTCGGCGCGCTGACCGCCCGGCTCGCCGCCGACGCGACGTTGGTGGCGCTCCTCGGCACCGGCTTCTGCGGCGCGTTCACCACGTTTTCGAGCTTCGCGGTCGAGACCGTCGAGTCGTACGAGAGCGGCGCGCGACGCGCGGCGCTCGGGAACGCCGCCGCGAATCTGGTCGGCGCGCTCGTCGCGGTCGGTCTCGGCGGCTGGCTGGCGACGGCGCTCTGA